Proteins encoded by one window of Glycine soja cultivar W05 chromosome 15, ASM419377v2, whole genome shotgun sequence:
- the LOC114388656 gene encoding oligopeptide transporter 4-like — protein sequence MSSDPEKRVTSEVVEDDELSPIEEVRLTVTNTDDPTRPVWTFRMWFLGLLSCSLLSFLNQFFAYRTEPLIITQITVQVATLPIGHFMAAFLPTTTFSIPGFGSKSFSFNPGPFNMKEHVLITIFANAGSAFGSGSPYAVGIVNIIKAFYGRSISFAASWLLIITTQVLGYGWAGLLRKYVVEPAHMWWPSTLVQVSLFRALHEKDDHRLSRAKFFFIALVCSFSWYVVPGYLFTTLTNISWVCWIFSKSVTAQQIGSGMRGLGVGALTLDWAAVASFLFSPLISPFFAIVNVFVGYALIVYVVIPVSYWGLNVYNANRFPIFSSHLFTAQGQKYNIPKIVDNHFELNVAEYEKQGRIHLSVFFALTYGFGFATIASTLTHVVCFYGREIMERYRASSKGKEDIHTKLMRRYKDIPSWWFHSLLLVTLLVSLALCIFLKDQVQMPWWGLLFAGVLAFGFTLPISIITATTNQTPGLNIITEYVFGLIYPGRPIANVCFKTYGYISMAQAVSFLSDFKLGHYMKIPPRSMFLVQFIGTMLAGTINIGVAWWLLNSIKNICHDDLLPEGSPWTCPGDRVFFDASVIWGLVGPKRIFGSQGNYSAMNWFFLGGAVGPIIVWLLHKAFPKQSWIPLINLPVLLGATGMMPPATPLNYNAWIFVGTIFNFFIFRYRKKWWQRYNYVLSAALDSGVAFMTVLLYFALGLENKSLNWWGNDGEHCPLAVCPTAKGVIVDGCPAN from the exons ATGAGCTCTGATCCAGAAAAGCGGGTGACAAGCGAGGTGGTGGAAGACGATGAACTCTCTCCCATCGAGGAGGTTCGTCTCACCGTAACCAACACCGACGACCCGACCCGACCGGTATGGACCTTCCGTATGTGGTTCCTGGGTCTTCTCTCCTGCTCCCTCCTCTCCTTTCTCAACCAGTTCTTCGCTTACCGCACGGAGCCTCTCATCATCACTCAAATCACAGTTCAGGTCGCTACTCTCCCTATCGGCCACTTCATGGCCGCGTTTCTGCCCACAACCACGTTCAGCATCCCCGGATTCGGGTCCAAGAGCTTCTCCTTCAACCCGGGCCCGTTTAACATGAAGGAGCACGTGCTCATTACCATATTCGCCAATGCCGGAAGCGCATTCGGATCCGGGTCACCCTATGCGGTGGGTATCGTTAACATTATCAAAGCCTTTTACGGACGCAGCATCTCCTTTGCTGCTTCTTGGCTTCTCATCATTACAACGCAG GTGCTAGGATATGGATGGGCCGGGTTACTTAGAAAATACGTGGTGGAACCGGCCCATATGTGGTGGCCCAGTACCCTCGTCCAAGTCTCACTTTTCCG AGCATTGCATGAGAAAGATGACCACCGACTTTCACGGGCAAAGTTCTTCTTTATTGCACTAGTGTGCAGTTTTTCGTGGTATGTTGTCCCTGGATACTTGTTCACAACGCTCACAAACATTTCATGGGTGTGTTGGATATTCTCCAAGTCAGTTACAGCTCAGCAGATAGGGTCAGGCATGAGGGGCCTTGGAGTTGGTGCCCTCACACTTGATTGGGCTGCCGTGGCATCATTCTTGTTCAGCCCTCTAATCTCACCCTTCTTTGCCATTGTCAATGTTTTTGTGGGCTATGCATTAATTGTCTACGTGGTCATTCCTGTATCATACTGGGGCCTCAATGTGTACAATGCCAATAGGTTTCCCATTTTCTCCTCACACTTGTTCACCGCCCAAGGTCAAAAATACAACATACCTAAGATTGTAGACAACCATTTTGAGCTAAATGTTGCAGAGTATGAAAAGCAAGGTAGAATTCATCTCAGTGTGTTTTTCGCTCTCACTTACGGCTTTGGATTTGCCACCATAGCATCCACCCTCACACATGTTGTCTGCTTCTATGGAAG GGAGATTATGGAGCGGTATCGTGCTTCTTCCAAAGGCAAAGAAGATATCCACACAAAATTGATGAGAAGATACAAAGACATACCTTCTTGGTGGTTTCATTCATTGCTGCTCGTGACACTTCTGGTTTCTCTCGCACTATGTATCTTTCTAAAGGACCAGGTTCAGATGCCCTGGTGGGGACTTCTCTTTGCTGGAGTGCTAGCTTTTGGATTTACCCTTCCCATTAGCATTATCACTGCCACCACAAACCAG ACACCCGGATTGAATATCATCACTGAGTATGTCTTTGGTCTCATTTACCCGGGAAGACCAATAGCAAACGTATGCTTCAAAACATATGGTTACATTAGCATGGCGCAGGCTGTTTCTTTCCTCAGTGATTTCAAACTTGGGCATTACATGAAAATCCCTCCAAGGTCAATGTTCTTAGTTCAG ttCATAGGTACAATGCTTGCTGGAACCATTAACATTGGGGTAGCATGGTGGTTGCTGAACTCTATCAAGAACATATGTCATGACGATCTCCTTCCAGAAGGCAGTCCCTGGACATGCCCGGGTGACCGTGTATTCTTTGATGCATCAGTTATTTGGGGTCTGGTGGGACCAAAGCGTATCTTTGGTTCTCAAGGAAACTACAGTGCAATGAATTGGTTTTTCCTTGGAGGTGCAGTAGGACCCATAATTGTTTGGCTATTGCACAAAGCATTTCCCAAACAGTCATGGATTCCACTAATCAACCTCCCAGTTCTCTTGGGAGCAACTGGAATGATGCCACCAGCAACACCATTGAACTACAATGCCTGGATTTTCGTTGGAACgattttcaacttctttatCTTCCGTTACAGAAAGAAATGGTGGCAGAGGTACAACTATGTTCTGTCAGCAGCACTTGATAGTGGGGTTGCTTTTATGACTGTCTTGCTCTACTTCGCACTGGGTTTGGAAAACAAGAGTCTAAATTGGTGGGGAAATGATGGTGAACATTGTCCACTGGCAGTTTGCCCAACAGCAAAGGGCGTAATAGTTGACGGTTGCCCTGCAAACTAG